A window of the Virgibacillus pantothenticus genome harbors these coding sequences:
- a CDS encoding TetR/AcrR family transcriptional regulator, with product MKKTQILQAALDLFMDYGVQKVSMKEIATEANVSQVTIYNYFVSKDNLIDEVIKYYIDRELANFEQLINSNQTFPEKIKAIIFIKSETAKQINENFYQTLMEKYTSKASYIQEVYAKKAVPMMMGFFEEGKKLGYIDPQISNEAIFMYLQIFQEAFQREEIYQHIFPITEDFTKLVFYGIAGDSGKAEEQ from the coding sequence ATGAAAAAGACGCAAATTTTACAAGCAGCACTGGATCTATTTATGGATTATGGCGTACAAAAAGTATCCATGAAAGAAATTGCTACCGAAGCAAATGTTTCTCAAGTTACCATTTATAATTATTTTGTTAGCAAAGACAACCTTATCGATGAAGTTATTAAATATTATATTGACCGCGAGCTAGCAAATTTTGAACAGTTAATAAATAGTAATCAAACCTTCCCCGAGAAAATTAAAGCGATTATTTTTATTAAGAGCGAAACAGCAAAACAAATAAACGAAAACTTTTACCAAACACTTATGGAAAAATACACCAGTAAAGCTAGCTATATTCAGGAAGTATACGCTAAAAAAGCAGTTCCGATGATGATGGGTTTCTTTGAAGAAGGAAAAAAACTAGGCTATATTGATCCCCAAATATCCAACGAAGCAATATTTATGTATTTGCAAATTTTTCAGGAGGCATTTCAACGAGAAGAAATATATCAGCATATTTTTCCTATCACAGAAGACTTTACCAAGCTTGTATTTTATGGCATTGCTGGCGATAGTGGAAAAGCAGAAGAGCAATAA
- a CDS encoding GTP cyclohydrolase II, with translation MEQQIKLDPQVLSILQDKIQRIDTEYDSIYLVGPIQLPVNLGGKTTLFHWYCWWNYEEVTEDYEAIIAKLSSANLAEYQQSSVLVYGDFATADHALVRMHSICHTGDIFGSKRCDCGFQLREAMERIKENGSGALFYLANHEGRGIGLFSKAMAYILQENGYDTVEANERLGFVNDSRNYQNALHVLKKLRQKPVTVITNNPEKLVAFKDAGISINGRTPLWGDVSEYNRKYLQTKVTKSGHFQPEGALLQ, from the coding sequence ATGGAGCAACAAATAAAGTTAGATCCTCAAGTTTTGTCTATTTTGCAAGATAAAATACAACGGATTGACACTGAATATGATTCCATATATTTAGTTGGTCCCATTCAGCTACCTGTTAACTTAGGCGGGAAAACAACCTTGTTCCACTGGTATTGTTGGTGGAACTATGAAGAAGTTACAGAAGATTATGAAGCAATTATTGCAAAGTTGTCTTCCGCAAACTTAGCAGAATATCAGCAATCCAGTGTTTTAGTTTATGGCGATTTTGCCACTGCAGATCATGCCCTTGTAAGGATGCACTCCATTTGTCATACAGGTGATATTTTTGGCAGCAAGCGATGCGATTGCGGTTTTCAATTGCGAGAAGCAATGGAACGCATTAAAGAGAACGGCTCAGGCGCTCTATTTTATTTAGCGAATCACGAAGGTAGAGGGATTGGGTTATTTAGTAAGGCAATGGCCTACATCCTTCAAGAAAATGGTTATGATACTGTCGAAGCAAATGAAAGGTTAGGTTTCGTAAACGATTCTAGAAATTATCAGAACGCACTTCATGTACTAAAGAAATTACGCCAGAAACCTGTAACAGTCATTACCAACAATCCGGAAAAACTAGTCGCTTTTAAAGATGCTGGAATTTCTATAAATGGACGAACTCCTTTATGGGGAGACGTTTCCGAATACAACCGTAAATACTTGCAAACGAAAGTAACCAAATCTGGACATTTCCAGCCAGAAGGAGCTTTATTACAATGA
- the ribD gene encoding bifunctional diaminohydroxyphosphoribosylaminopyrimidine deaminase/5-amino-6-(5-phosphoribosylamino)uracil reductase RibD: MTTHDFYMNIALNHARAMKGQTDPNPLVGCVIVNHNRIVGIGTHLQAGEPHAEIHALRIAGEQARGGTLYVTLEPCSHYGRTGPCAEAIVHAGIEKVVIATLDPNPIVSGNGVAILKNAGIDVEVGICEEKARKMNEVFHTFIVHQRPFITLKTGITMDGKVATHTAHSKWITSKEARRDVHQLRHQHMGILTGINTVLKDNPALTARIPNGRNPLRIVMDSTLKIPLHYQLIQDQQAETWIFTTTNHDEEKRTALEALGIRIIVTANSHMVNPQKVVAYLGEQGISSLLLEAGGAVNAAFLEQQLIDKLILYMAPKLIGGKEAPTFLEGTGAKTMEEAIELTDITIETIGKDIKWTGYPMYKHSSLEQ, from the coding sequence ATGACTACACATGATTTTTATATGAACATAGCTTTAAATCATGCTCGTGCAATGAAAGGACAAACTGATCCAAATCCATTAGTCGGGTGTGTCATTGTTAATCATAACCGTATTGTCGGAATTGGTACACATTTGCAAGCCGGAGAACCGCATGCAGAGATTCACGCATTACGAATAGCAGGGGAACAAGCTCGTGGAGGAACTTTATACGTCACATTAGAGCCTTGCTCCCATTACGGTAGAACAGGTCCTTGTGCAGAAGCGATCGTTCATGCCGGTATTGAAAAAGTAGTAATCGCCACGTTAGATCCGAATCCAATCGTTTCTGGTAACGGTGTTGCAATTCTAAAAAATGCCGGCATTGATGTAGAAGTAGGTATTTGTGAAGAAAAGGCGCGTAAAATGAATGAGGTGTTTCATACATTTATTGTACATCAAAGACCATTTATTACATTAAAAACAGGAATTACGATGGATGGGAAAGTAGCTACACATACCGCTCACAGTAAATGGATTACATCTAAAGAAGCAAGGAGAGACGTTCATCAATTACGTCATCAACATATGGGGATTTTAACGGGAATTAATACGGTTTTAAAGGACAATCCGGCACTTACGGCACGTATTCCAAATGGACGCAATCCGCTTCGTATCGTGATGGATTCAACATTAAAAATTCCCCTTCATTATCAGCTGATTCAAGATCAGCAAGCAGAGACTTGGATTTTCACAACGACGAATCATGATGAAGAAAAACGAACAGCGTTAGAAGCATTGGGGATAAGGATTATCGTAACAGCCAACTCACATATGGTAAACCCTCAAAAAGTAGTAGCATATTTAGGGGAGCAAGGGATTTCTTCACTACTCTTGGAAGCAGGAGGAGCAGTAAACGCTGCTTTCCTAGAGCAGCAACTTATTGATAAGCTGATCTTATACATGGCTCCAAAGCTCATCGGTGGAAAAGAAGCCCCTACATTTTTAGAGGGTACTGGAGCAAAAACAATGGAAGAAGCAATTGAACTTACGGACATTACGATTGAAACTATCGGGAAAGATATCAAATGGACAGGGTATCCTATGTATAAACATTCATCTCTTGAACAATAG
- a CDS encoding ATP-binding response regulator, which translates to MTTKSAPFLTRKRHFFIIIVLFLIILSSSRILWMTSFQSQEQPPFKNGQIDLRDWSVNDDEVLLLDGEWDFYPSALLTGANSPQTTKSPESIEVPGEWNKILHSPYGFGSYRLQILVDPDQEVNYSIRILSIRSASSVYVNGRLLDGSGQVAKNKEAYSPKNLPYSTTFTADKNGVIDIWIQAANFVDSRSSGIVRSVKFGSENAIIKDIRFSYTMQVATTIVFLVHALYALLLYFLGNREKKLLFFSILLFSAVGGSLLSNDEKLFHQLVYMGHKWDFRLANFLLLIAFFALLQCTNHQTLRYWKRIYPVYFMIVLGTAGITLFLNVTQIIMIFPVYFLLVGTSTIVSIIAIWKQFMKYPRVNLLLLFSLTALIHHFTWAITWRESGVSVPHYPFDLFIAIGCFAAVWFKDYFNMHADTKELASTLQRMNNHKDQFLANTSHEFKNPLHGILNMSQAVLEREQASLQQRSVRELETILSVGRRMSFILNDLLDVTSLQQGSPRLQKKSIAIGSIITGVIDMLKFTVEGKPITIVNQIPNEFPPVFADENRVIQIVFNLLHNAVKYTNEGQVTIDAFVQNNQAFITISDTGIGMDKDMLHRLFQPYEQANAKETMIEGGFGLGLSISKQLAELHGGTLEVASTQGEGSTFTFSLELANKNEITSHLYDQPLHEEPIQRNRSITLTDTEQTETSLQDEHGIKVNKTAKRPNILIVDDDPVNLEVMKTILRPEEYNITTVTSGHNALTILNKKEWDLVISDVMMPQMSGYELTETIRKQFSLTELPILLLTARSESYDIRSGFLAGANDYVTKPVEAMEIRSRIEALTTIKQAVQEQLQLETAWLQAQIQPHFLFNTLNAIASLSVIDLEKMQELLNEFSYFLRNKFKFKNMNELIPLEEELNMVRSYLYIEQVRFTDRLQVVWEIDTEICDELKVPFLSIQPLVENSIRHGIMNRVQGGKIIIRVEDYATHAEISVEDDGVGIDEETLQHILSKQSASKSGVGIVNTDLRLKRFFNEGLHIDSTVGKGTKISFMIMKKVHHEPEDSNA; encoded by the coding sequence TTGACTACTAAATCAGCGCCTTTTCTCACAAGAAAAAGGCATTTTTTTATTATCATCGTTTTATTTTTAATTATATTGTCAAGTTCACGAATTTTATGGATGACATCTTTTCAATCACAAGAGCAACCACCTTTTAAAAATGGACAAATAGATTTGCGAGATTGGAGCGTGAACGATGATGAAGTTCTCTTATTAGATGGCGAATGGGATTTTTACCCATCAGCACTATTAACAGGGGCAAACTCCCCACAAACAACCAAATCTCCAGAATCTATTGAAGTTCCTGGTGAATGGAACAAAATCTTACATTCTCCATACGGCTTTGGTTCGTATCGGTTACAAATTCTAGTCGACCCTGACCAAGAAGTAAATTACAGTATACGGATATTAAGTATACGCAGTGCGTCCAGTGTATATGTCAATGGGCGCCTTTTGGACGGATCTGGGCAGGTAGCAAAAAATAAAGAAGCATACAGTCCAAAAAACTTGCCTTACTCCACCACTTTTACAGCTGACAAAAACGGGGTCATTGACATTTGGATACAAGCAGCAAATTTTGTGGATAGTCGTAGTAGTGGGATTGTTCGCTCGGTCAAATTCGGTTCAGAAAATGCCATTATTAAAGACATAAGATTTTCCTATACAATGCAAGTTGCAACTACCATTGTGTTTCTTGTCCATGCACTCTATGCTCTCTTATTGTATTTTCTTGGTAATAGAGAAAAGAAGTTACTATTCTTTTCGATTCTGTTGTTTAGTGCAGTGGGAGGAAGCCTATTAAGCAATGACGAAAAGCTATTCCACCAATTAGTTTATATGGGTCATAAATGGGATTTTCGCTTGGCAAACTTCTTATTACTAATTGCATTTTTTGCTTTGCTACAATGTACAAATCACCAAACGCTTCGGTATTGGAAGCGAATTTATCCTGTGTACTTCATGATCGTGTTGGGTACTGCTGGAATAACATTATTTTTAAACGTAACGCAAATCATCATGATCTTTCCAGTCTATTTCCTATTAGTTGGAACATCCACCATCGTCTCCATCATTGCGATTTGGAAGCAATTTATGAAATATCCAAGAGTAAATTTGTTACTACTCTTTTCTCTCACGGCGTTAATTCACCATTTTACATGGGCCATCACTTGGAGAGAAAGCGGCGTCTCGGTGCCACATTATCCGTTTGATTTGTTTATTGCCATAGGGTGTTTTGCTGCGGTGTGGTTTAAAGATTATTTTAACATGCATGCGGATACGAAAGAGCTTGCCTCCACGTTACAGCGAATGAATAACCATAAGGATCAATTTTTAGCTAACACATCTCATGAATTTAAAAATCCGTTGCACGGTATCTTGAATATGTCACAAGCAGTCTTAGAAAGGGAGCAAGCTTCACTACAACAAAGAAGTGTGCGGGAATTGGAAACTATTTTATCTGTTGGACGCAGGATGAGCTTCATACTAAATGATTTATTAGATGTAACGAGTCTCCAGCAAGGAAGCCCTCGTTTGCAGAAAAAATCTATTGCGATTGGTTCTATTATTACAGGAGTCATTGACATGCTAAAATTCACTGTAGAAGGAAAACCAATTACGATCGTCAATCAAATACCGAATGAATTTCCACCAGTATTTGCTGATGAAAACCGCGTCATTCAAATTGTCTTTAATTTACTTCATAATGCTGTAAAATATACAAATGAAGGGCAAGTTACGATAGACGCTTTCGTCCAAAATAATCAAGCGTTTATCACAATCAGTGATACAGGGATTGGCATGGACAAAGATATGCTTCATCGACTGTTTCAACCATATGAGCAAGCAAATGCGAAAGAAACAATGATAGAAGGCGGGTTTGGCTTAGGACTTAGCATAAGTAAACAATTAGCAGAATTGCACGGCGGTACATTAGAAGTGGCTTCTACTCAAGGTGAAGGATCGACATTTACTTTTTCCTTAGAATTAGCAAATAAAAATGAGATAACTTCCCATTTATACGATCAGCCTCTACATGAAGAACCCATTCAGCGGAACCGATCGATAACCTTAACCGATACCGAACAAACGGAAACGTCACTACAAGACGAACATGGCATCAAAGTTAACAAAACTGCTAAACGACCCAACATATTAATTGTAGATGATGATCCGGTTAATTTGGAAGTCATGAAAACAATCCTTCGTCCCGAGGAATATAATATTACGACGGTAACGAGTGGACATAACGCACTTACTATTTTGAACAAAAAAGAATGGGACTTAGTTATTTCCGATGTGATGATGCCACAGATGTCCGGGTATGAACTCACGGAGACGATCCGAAAACAATTTTCCTTAACAGAACTGCCTATTTTATTACTTACAGCGAGAAGTGAGAGCTATGATATTCGTAGCGGTTTTTTAGCTGGAGCAAATGACTATGTAACAAAGCCAGTTGAAGCGATGGAGATCAGGTCAAGAATTGAGGCCTTAACTACCATCAAACAAGCGGTTCAGGAGCAATTGCAATTAGAAACTGCTTGGTTACAGGCACAAATTCAGCCACATTTTTTATTTAATACATTAAATGCAATTGCGAGCTTAAGTGTCATCGACCTAGAAAAAATGCAGGAGTTACTGAATGAATTTAGTTATTTTCTAAGAAATAAGTTTAAATTTAAAAACATGAATGAATTAATTCCTCTGGAAGAAGAATTGAATATGGTCCGTTCTTATCTCTATATCGAACAAGTAAGATTTACAGATCGCCTGCAGGTTGTATGGGAAATAGATACAGAGATATGTGATGAACTGAAAGTCCCGTTTCTTTCTATCCAACCTTTAGTTGAAAATTCTATTCGACATGGTATTATGAATCGGGTTCAAGGTGGTAAAATCATTATTCGTGTTGAGGACTATGCAACGCATGCAGAAATATCTGTAGAAGACGATGGCGTTGGAATAGATGAAGAAACTTTACAGCACATATTGTCAAAACAATCCGCAAGCAAGTCAGGAGTTGGGATCGTCAATACAGACTTACGTTTAAAACGCTTCTTCAACGAGGGATTGCATATCGATAGTACAGTCGGAAAAGGAACAAAGATATCGTTTATGATAATGAAAAAAGTGCACCATGAACCTGAGGACAGTAATGCATGA
- the cydC gene encoding thiol reductant ABC exporter subunit CydC — translation MKELTFVMRMMMKEKKDIVLSIVFGFIAGMAAVLLFSASGYLISKAAFAPPFYTLMLVIASVKLLSFVRAFSRYGERYVSHRGTFTMLSQLRMAFYEKLEPLAPGIFHKYRSGDLLARIVGDVESLQNFFLRVVYPPVVLALVFMSTIFFTTFYSFQIAVILLIGFLLTAIVIPAIFAVHQRAIDSEVRIKRASLSTEVTELLYGFRDLKIYQQLDDKEQKLLQASESYIKEQDKEERTTLFNQSLNQFISLLVMVAVLAAGAYLIGRGELDGIFLAMLIMITLTVFEEAPAMAVFPIHFNDSRRAAKRLFSIIDQKETPVHKEVLVIDEAPEIQMEDVTFTFATEERPAVEDVHVHLPSGSKTAFVGASGSGKSTLMQLMLQLITPNQGKITISGTEMASVQQESIWKAANVVLQENHFFYGTIRDNLLLANDTVADAELQVTLRKVQLEHFHLDDRVYERGENLSGGEKQRLAMARAMLKGGKLWLLDEPTSSLDAVTEQIVYEHVFRQAADDTLVLISHRLAGLEKMDQIIVMDEGKIVETGTFAALMEKQGYFYEMKKLENNLL, via the coding sequence ATGAAAGAGCTAACCTTTGTAATGCGAATGATGATGAAGGAAAAAAAAGATATCGTACTCTCTATCGTATTCGGATTTATTGCGGGAATGGCTGCAGTACTCTTGTTTTCTGCTAGTGGATATTTGATTTCCAAAGCAGCATTTGCACCACCTTTTTACACACTGATGCTTGTCATTGCATCTGTAAAGTTATTAAGTTTTGTTCGGGCATTTAGTCGGTATGGAGAAAGATATGTGTCCCATCGTGGCACATTTACCATGCTTAGTCAATTACGGATGGCTTTTTACGAAAAGCTAGAACCGTTAGCGCCAGGAATCTTTCATAAGTATCGCAGTGGGGATTTACTGGCTCGTATTGTTGGTGATGTGGAAAGTTTGCAAAATTTCTTTTTACGTGTCGTGTATCCACCAGTAGTATTGGCACTTGTATTTATGAGTACGATCTTTTTTACGACCTTTTATTCTTTCCAAATAGCAGTCATTTTGCTGATTGGATTCTTACTGACTGCGATTGTGATCCCGGCCATTTTTGCTGTTCATCAACGGGCAATTGATAGTGAAGTCCGTATAAAAAGAGCAAGTCTTTCAACGGAAGTCACAGAGCTTTTGTATGGCTTCCGTGATTTGAAAATTTATCAACAGTTGGATGATAAAGAGCAAAAGTTGCTTCAAGCTTCCGAGTCTTACATCAAAGAGCAAGATAAAGAAGAGAGGACGACGTTGTTCAATCAGTCGTTAAATCAATTCATTTCACTGCTCGTAATGGTAGCAGTATTAGCTGCAGGTGCTTATCTGATTGGAAGAGGAGAGTTAGATGGAATTTTTCTCGCCATGCTGATTATGATTACCTTGACTGTTTTCGAAGAAGCGCCGGCAATGGCTGTGTTTCCCATCCATTTTAACGATAGTCGTCGTGCAGCAAAGCGGTTATTTTCGATTATTGATCAAAAAGAGACACCTGTTCATAAGGAAGTTTTAGTGATAGATGAAGCACCAGAGATTCAGATGGAAGATGTTACATTCACTTTTGCGACTGAAGAACGTCCAGCTGTAGAAGATGTACATGTGCATTTGCCTTCAGGGTCAAAAACAGCTTTTGTTGGCGCAAGTGGATCTGGAAAGTCAACGTTAATGCAGCTTATGCTACAGTTAATCACACCGAATCAGGGAAAGATAACAATAAGTGGAACTGAAATGGCAAGCGTGCAACAGGAAAGCATTTGGAAAGCAGCGAATGTTGTCTTACAAGAAAACCATTTCTTTTATGGAACCATTCGTGACAACTTATTATTGGCAAATGATACAGTTGCAGACGCAGAATTACAGGTTACGCTTAGAAAAGTTCAATTGGAGCATTTTCATTTGGATGATAGGGTATACGAACGAGGAGAAAATCTGTCCGGCGGGGAAAAGCAGCGCCTTGCTATGGCTCGGGCGATGTTAAAAGGCGGCAAGCTTTGGCTCTTAGATGAGCCTACATCCTCTCTAGATGCCGTTACAGAACAAATTGTTTATGAACACGTATTTAGGCAAGCAGCAGATGATACGCTTGTGCTAATTAGTCACCGTCTGGCAGGATTGGAAAAAATGGATCAAATTATTGTAATGGACGAGGGCAAAATCGTAGAAACTGGTACATTTGCAGCATTGATGGAAAAACAAGGTTACTTTTATGAAATGAAGAAGCTGGAAAATAATTTGTTATAA
- the cydD gene encoding thiol reductant ABC exporter subunit CydD: protein MNHIKNYLYANKKSTIYLLVLSLLMGSSIVAQAYLLVTVIDGVFLQKSSFQEILPLLGGLLFVLFARSFIPFISGKIGIHLGSEAKSHFRQRLVAHFSNNPVQASLKGQAGQKVSVMMDAIDEVDSYFSSYIPQVIRSSVIPVIILIVVFLEHVNSGLIMLITSPFIPLFMVIIGMQTKKKSEEQMEELAAFSGRFLDTLQGLVTLKLFGKAKQQKHVIQTSSLRFRDATMEILKVAFTSSFMLELISMLAIGLVALEVALQLIVFDGISFFSAFLVLVLAPEYFTSLRELGTAFHNGKSSMGAAKKVEEELALDEASAVTWGETPLSKKEEPVKLELQGVSFQYGEDDFMLHPIHTTFAPRTKNAIVGKTGSGKSTLLHLIAGIMMPDEGSILVDGKPLTAYQEADWFSQLGYISQHPYIFAGSIADNIAIGNKQETTREAIEHAAEQADLAAMVGELENGYDTYVGEGGRGLSGGEKQRLALARAFLKQPAIILFDEPTTGLDLKTERILQASIEKLAKGATIITVAHRLHTIKDADRILYLDQGRLVAEGTHEQLIQRVEGYRKMVMVQRGGQR, encoded by the coding sequence ATGAATCATATAAAGAATTATCTTTATGCAAATAAAAAAAGCACCATATATTTACTAGTGCTGTCATTGTTAATGGGAAGTTCGATAGTGGCACAGGCTTATTTGCTTGTCACCGTCATTGATGGTGTGTTTTTACAAAAGAGCAGTTTTCAGGAAATTCTTCCATTATTAGGGGGATTATTGTTCGTTTTATTTGCCAGGAGCTTTATTCCTTTTATTAGTGGAAAAATTGGAATCCATCTAGGGTCAGAAGCAAAGAGCCATTTTCGACAGAGGCTGGTTGCTCATTTTTCTAACAACCCGGTGCAAGCTTCACTGAAAGGTCAAGCGGGTCAAAAGGTAAGTGTCATGATGGATGCGATTGATGAAGTAGATAGCTATTTTAGCAGCTATATTCCACAAGTTATTCGCTCGTCCGTTATTCCTGTGATTATCTTGATTGTCGTTTTTTTAGAGCATGTTAATTCCGGTTTGATTATGCTGATTACTTCGCCATTTATCCCTTTATTTATGGTGATTATTGGTATGCAAACGAAGAAAAAATCGGAAGAGCAAATGGAAGAGCTAGCCGCTTTTTCCGGGCGATTTCTTGATACACTACAGGGTCTTGTCACATTAAAATTGTTTGGCAAGGCGAAGCAGCAGAAACACGTGATCCAAACGAGTAGTTTGCGTTTTCGAGATGCGACAATGGAAATATTAAAAGTAGCTTTTACGTCATCGTTTATGCTTGAACTCATTTCCATGCTGGCAATCGGTTTGGTTGCTTTGGAAGTTGCATTACAATTGATTGTTTTTGATGGAATTTCCTTTTTTTCAGCTTTTTTAGTGCTTGTATTAGCTCCCGAATATTTTACGTCACTACGGGAGCTAGGAACGGCATTTCATAATGGCAAAAGCAGTATGGGAGCAGCAAAAAAAGTGGAGGAAGAATTAGCCCTGGATGAGGCATCTGCTGTTACATGGGGAGAAACACCGCTTTCTAAAAAAGAGGAACCTGTAAAGCTGGAATTACAAGGTGTCTCATTTCAATATGGTGAAGATGATTTTATGTTACACCCTATCCATACTACTTTCGCTCCCAGAACGAAAAACGCCATTGTTGGGAAAACAGGGTCAGGTAAATCCACGCTTTTGCATCTCATTGCAGGTATTATGATGCCAGATGAAGGGAGTATTCTAGTTGACGGAAAGCCTTTAACTGCCTATCAGGAAGCAGATTGGTTTTCTCAATTAGGCTATATTTCGCAACATCCGTATATATTTGCAGGTAGTATCGCCGATAATATTGCCATTGGAAATAAGCAAGAAACAACAAGAGAAGCAATAGAACATGCGGCAGAGCAAGCAGACCTTGCTGCCATGGTTGGTGAGTTAGAGAATGGGTATGATACGTATGTTGGAGAAGGTGGACGAGGGCTATCGGGAGGAGAGAAGCAACGTTTAGCTTTGGCGAGAGCATTTTTAAAACAGCCAGCGATCATCTTGTTTGATGAGCCGACGACAGGGCTTGATTTAAAAACAGAACGCATTCTTCAGGCTTCGATCGAAAAGCTAGCTAAAGGAGCGACCATTATAACTGTTGCGCATCGTCTGCACACGATAAAAGATGCTGATCGTATTTTATACCTTGATCAAGGCCGTCTGGTTGCTGAAGGAACACATGAACAGCTGATTCAACGTGTAGAAGGATACCGTAAGATGGTAATGGTACAGCGAGGAGGGCAGCGGTAA
- a CDS encoding cytochrome d ubiquinol oxidase subunit II produces MSYEIIGITVLWLFLYGYLIVASVDFGAGFYAYYAKVAKKDHIINQLISRYLSPVWEVTNVFFVFFFVGIVGFFPDSAYYYGTALLVPGSIAIILLAIRGSFYAFENYGSKKSNLYMFLYGATGLLIPASLSIALTLSEGGFIFEENGKVSLDYFALFTSPYSWSVVFLAIVSVLFISASFLTFYAARANDLEALKLVRKYALFWATPTIIAALTTFIALGQHNERHYQNMFDYWWMFGLSVGFFLIAMWLIYEGKRYGLAFISVMLQFFFAFFGYGVSHFPYILDPYITVYENATHESTGIALIIVFIAGLFLLVPSLILLMRLFLFDADYVKGKK; encoded by the coding sequence ATGAGTTATGAAATAATTGGGATCACAGTATTATGGCTCTTTTTATATGGGTATTTAATCGTTGCTTCTGTTGACTTTGGTGCAGGCTTTTATGCGTATTATGCAAAGGTGGCAAAAAAAGATCATATTATTAACCAGCTAATTTCCAGATACTTGTCTCCAGTATGGGAAGTAACCAACGTCTTCTTCGTTTTCTTTTTCGTTGGCATTGTTGGCTTCTTCCCAGATTCAGCTTATTACTATGGTACTGCGCTGCTCGTTCCAGGGAGTATTGCGATAATATTGCTGGCGATTCGTGGTTCGTTTTATGCGTTTGAAAACTATGGATCGAAAAAAAGTAATCTGTACATGTTTCTTTACGGGGCAACAGGGTTATTAATTCCAGCATCTTTATCGATTGCTTTGACGTTATCAGAAGGAGGCTTTATTTTTGAGGAAAATGGGAAGGTCTCCTTGGACTATTTCGCATTGTTTACGAGTCCTTATTCATGGAGTGTTGTGTTCCTAGCGATCGTATCGGTATTGTTTATTAGTGCATCATTTTTAACTTTTTATGCTGCAAGAGCAAATGACTTGGAAGCATTAAAGCTTGTTCGTAAATATGCGCTATTTTGGGCGACGCCGACGATTATTGCTGCATTGACAACGTTTATTGCACTAGGGCAGCATAATGAACGACATTATCAAAATATGTTTGACTACTGGTGGATGTTTGGCTTATCGGTTGGTTTCTTTTTGATTGCAATGTGGTTAATCTATGAAGGAAAACGATATGGATTGGCATTTATTAGTGTCATGTTGCAATTTTTCTTTGCCTTCTTTGGATATGGAGTAAGCCATTTTCCATATATATTGGATCCGTACATTACGGTTTATGAAAATGCTACACATGAATCAACTGGAATTGCGCTAATCATCGTATTTATTGCTGGCTTATTCCTGCTGGTTCCATCATTAATTTTATTGATGCGTCTGTTCCTGTTTGATGCAGACTATGTAAAAGGAAAAAAATAA